The window CTGTCGCCATTCTGAGGTGTGTCAAGGAGATCAACGGCTGTCATTCCTGGCCGTGGACCACCACCGGAAAGCAGCACATCGTCGTCAGCAGCCCACGCCATGCCATTGCTGACTGGCTGAAGTCAGAGCACGCAATTATAGATGGGAAGCAGACCCCCAGCTTCTCTCCGCGCGACTTGCGCCGCACCTGCGCCCAACTGATGCAGAGACACGGAATCAGCGATCAACTGTCCGACCTGCTTCAAGCGCATGGTCAGACTGGCGTAGCGAATATTCACTACCGAAATAGCCCCGAGGCGGCATTACCGGAAAAACGGCGTGCCATCGAGCTGTTCGAGCGTGCGCTTAGGAAGGTATTGAGGGAGCAGCAGACCGCTAAAGTGGTGCCGCTGTCGAAAAAAAGGAAATAAAAGTGAAAAAAACAAAAAATAATTTCTAGTGCATTTGGTGCGGTATGGAGATGAATGGTGAGGTATGGTGAGTAGAGGCATTATTGCAAACAAGTATCGTTCGCTAATGTGTACTTGAACGGCCCGCACGCCTCGCTACTATGCGGCTACTGGCCAGACGTACTACACCCAGATGAAACGCCCTGCACGCTGTGGCCGGGGGTTGCTGGTAACGTAGTTACTGCTGAAATGCAGATAAAGAAAAGCCCTCGACATTCGCGGTGTCGAGGGCTGATCTGGGGGGACGGAACAACGTCCTTATGCATATCGGCAAGGCCAGTACACACCCCAAGGTAGAAGCTTTTAGTCCGGCTTCAATATCCACAGGCGATGCTTGTAGATGCTGGGAGTTTAAGTCACCTGAATTTGGCGTCAATGCAAATTCGTACCGTCCGACCGACGTAGATCCTACGACCCGTCGTGCTGCACTAGTGACTTTCTACCCTGTACTGAGGGGAATCCCATTTAGTCCAAAATGGATGCCCAAAATGAGTCAACAAAACAATAGCGTCAGTCCTTCCACTGCAGCACCCAATCTGCCGATTCCTGGCACCTTCGGTACCACCGCACAGCTCTGCACTCGCTACCAAGTCAGCCGCACGACCTGGTGGCGCTGGTCGCAGATGCCTGGCTTCCCACGTGCCGTGCGCTTCGGTCGTTCGGTTCGCTGGCCGGTTGAGTCCGTTGAAGCCTTCCTGACTCCGCAGGAGGCGTAAACCATGCGTACCCAAAAACCTGCGAATCAACGCGGGCGGGCAGCGTTCGGCCTGAAGAAAGCCGCCGCCGACCTAACCCGCCATGAGCACACCCTCGTAATCCTGCTGTCGCTGTCCACGTATGACGTGCCCGAGGTGTTGCAGTGATGCCCGCCGACAAGCTGTTGTCGCGTCTCGACAAAGTTCGTCAAGTGAAATCGGGTAAGTGGACGGCTCGCTGCCCGGCACATGATGACAAGACTCCCAGCCTGCATATCACAGAGGTCGAGGACGGGAAGCTGTTGGTGAAGTGCTGGGTCGGCTGTTCGGTGACCGAGATCCTCGCCTCCGTCGAGCTGGAGTTGCGCGACCTGTTCCCTGATTGCGGCAGCAAGCCACGTCGACTGGGTCCGAGCCGAGCTGCCATCGAGCGTGAGCGTATGGTCCACCTCATTGGCCAATCCCTAATCGCCCAAGGTGCAGAACTGTCTGAAGAGGATCGCCATCGCTTCGAGCTGGC of the Pseudomonas sp. MAG733B genome contains:
- a CDS encoding helix-turn-helix domain-containing protein, coding for MSQQNNSVSPSTAAPNLPIPGTFGTTAQLCTRYQVSRTTWWRWSQMPGFPRAVRFGRSVRWPVESVEAFLTPQEA
- a CDS encoding virulence-associated protein E, which gives rise to MPADKLLSRLDKVRQVKSGKWTARCPAHDDKTPSLHITEVEDGKLLVKCWVGCSVTEILASVELELRDLFPDCGSKPRRLGPSRAAIERERMVHLIGQSLIAQGAELSEEDRHRFELARDRLAGLELKA